Proteins co-encoded in one Solea senegalensis isolate Sse05_10M linkage group LG8, IFAPA_SoseM_1, whole genome shotgun sequence genomic window:
- the LOC122773538 gene encoding potassium voltage-gated channel subfamily KQT member 1-like, which produces MFTFLIVLSCLILSVLSTIHEYQGLAHTTLFWVEIILVVFFGVEYFVRLWSAGCRSKYVGIWGRLRFARKPISIIDLIVVVASVVVLSVGSKGQVFATSAVRGIRFLQILRMLHVDRQGGTWRLLGSVVFIHRQELITTLYIGFLSLIFSSYFVYLAEKDAVDSNGSLEFGNYADALWWGVVTVTTIGYGDKVPQTWIGKTIASCFSVFAISFFALPAGILGSGFALKVQQKQRQKHFNRQIPAAACLIQTSWRCCAIENYESATFKMFLRKRSNIPASTLSTPKTKKSVKIRRKMKSSDKDNGLTSPTVPSITFDSVFDSGKELSSDVYSTVGTGSHSLGGCDHQQSWTSLSSLQFSSPPPVKRNPGLLDVQSPDPLQRNCSFADDLELESERDSELTPVTSVSQ; this is translated from the exons GAAATCATCCTCGTGGTGTTCTTCGGTGTGGAATATTTTGTCCGCCTCTGGTCAGCAGGCTGCCGCAGTAAATATGTTGGCATCTGGGGGCGACTGCGCTTTGCCAGGAAGCCGATATCTATTATAG ATCTGATTGTAGTCGTTGCCTCAGTAGTTGTCTTGTCAGTGGGTTCTAAAGGACAGGTGTTTGCCACCTCTGCTGTAAG AGGGATTCGCTTCCTGCAGATCCTGCGTATGCTTCATGTTGACCGGCAGGGAGGAACCTGGCGTCTCCTGGGCTCTGTTGTCTTCATCCATCGGCAG GAGCTGATCACTACCTTATACATTGGCTTCCTGAGCCTGATCTTCTCCTCATACTTTGTCTACCTAGCAGAGAAAGACGCAGTTGATAGCAACGGCTCTCTTGAGTTTGGAAACTACGCAGATGCTCTGTGGTGGGGAGTG gtgacagtGACTACCATTGGCTATGGAGACAAAGTGCCACAAACCTGGATTGGAAAGACCATTGCATCCTGTTTCTCAGTCTTTgccatttctttctttgctctgcCCGCA GGAATCCTGGGCTCAGGCTTCGCCTTGAAAGTGCAGCAGaagcaaagacagaaacacTTCAATAGACAGATCCCTGCAGCTGCCTGTCTCATTCAG ACATCATGGCGATGTTGTGCAATTGAGAACTATGAGTCGGCTACATTCAAGATGTTTTTGAGGAAAAGATCCAACATCCCTGCCTCCACTTTGTCCACCCCCAAGACTAAGAAATCG GTGAAGAtaaggaggaagatgaagagctCTGACAAGGACAATGGTCTGACTTCTCCCACAGTTCCCAGCATCACCTTTGACTCTGTGTTTGACAGTGGGAAGGAGCTCAGTTCAGATGTTTACAGCACTGTGGGAACAG GATCCCACTCTCTGGGAGGATGTG ATCACCAGCAGTCTTGGACGTCTCTATCTTCCCTTCAGTtcagctctcctcctccag TAAAAAGAAACCCTGGCCTTTTGGATGTCCAGTCCCCTGACCCCCTCCAGAGGAATTGTAGCTTTGCAGACGACCTGGAACTGGAGTCAGAACGAGACAGTGAGCTGACCCCTGTCacctctgtgtcacagtga
- the polr1g gene encoding CD3e molecule, epsilon associated protein — protein sequence MPSDISSSSSEDETDSVPAEPQKEKQTESEKKSTKYQCPADFVSFCHKPCSSTLTKSLKNKNNELWLIKAPVSFNPECFSSIKVPLSGLHTLKTPSAAEGARTGSGQQIYSILASPTGTSDLHLLTSDKQSSNSTVFAPAFSGLLNVCESYGDSSANLAPQVIPAAPVPSIPPGLKQRFQPFGSKTPTLTCVAVDEVEGAACGPSSTNLRPLVVKRFIDETGHEEEERKKKKKRKKEKWIETEQVEVPEVKAEPNVEILNELLTELPLQESEVSEERRRKKKKKKRDRAREEVEEGVQPSVRVKVEEVMVKCEPIDTAYGDEVEGLLKVKKKKKNKTCDG from the exons atgcccAGCGATATTTCATCTTCATCAAGCGAAGATGAAACGGACAGTGTTCCCGCGGagccacaaaaagaaaaacaaacagaatctG agaagaagagcacCAAGTACCAGTGTCCTGctgactttgtgtctttctgCCATAAACCCTGCAGCAGCACATTGACCAAGAGtctgaagaacaagaacaatgaGTTATGGCTCATTAAAGCTCCTGTCAGCTTTAATCCAGAATG TTTCAGTAGCATCAAGGTGCCTCTGTCAGGTCTCCACACCCTGAAGACTCCATCTGCTGCAGAGGGAGCTAGGACTGGAAGTGGCCAGCAGATCTACAGCATCCTGGCATCCCCGACTGGTACCTCAGACCTCCACCTGCTCACCAGTGACAAGCAGTCGTCAAATAGCACTGTTTTTGCTCCTGCTTTCTCAGGCctgttgaatgtgtgtgagagctaTGGAGACAGCAGTGCTAACTTGGCCCCGCAGGTCATACCCGCTGCTCCAGTGCCCTCCATACCACCGGGACTGAAACAACGATTCCAACCCTTTGGCAGTAAAACCCCAACACTGACATGCGTGGCAGTAGATGAGGTGGAGGGAGCAGCGTGTGGACCCTCATCTACAAACCTCCGTCCTTTGGTAGTTAAACGATTCATAGACGAAACGGGGcacgaagaagaagagaggaagaaaaagaagaagagaaagaaagaaaagtggatAGAGACAGAACAAGTTGAGGTGCCAGAAGTGAAAGCAGAACCAAATGTTGAAATTCTGAATGAATTATTGACAGAGCTTCCCCTCCAGGAGAGTGAGGtttcagaggagaggaggaggaagaagaagaaaaaaaagagagacagggcgagagaagaggtggaggagggagtgCAGCCCAGTGTGAGAGTAAAGGTGGAAGAGGTCATGGTGAAATGTGAACCAATAGACACTGCATACGGTGATGAAGTTGAAGGGTTACttaaggtgaagaagaagaagaaaaataaaacttgtgaTGGATAA
- the LOC122773822 gene encoding interferon regulatory factor 2-binding protein 1-like: MSSPSSSSSSSSRRQWCYLCDLPKMPWTVVWDFSEVVCRGCVNYEGANQIEFLIASARQLKRTHGMQDGNVRSPGPSPSKHSATGRGEAAADGGRPHTDRFDRGGRGESAGSAVRVPPNGLHREGQPAQEVNRQSPSGSRRPMIGAAIPPSLVTQSIAGIPPGLLAGMPPGLTARTSPMSSPMIFPPVLAEMSRRQLGIGMGIAPFITPELERELSSSQNQPKIQTQVHSSVTSGNAVKNTGLPSSSSSMAGSVSQTSPKPASSPARLPRPPAARSGGEPLGSSTSAEAATTAAALPHSGASELGSATTNSTHSTGNTLSCSLCHERLEDTHFVQCPSVPGHRFCFPCTRVYIQSRRGDGEVYCPSGERCPLDNSPNSPPWAFMQGEVSTILGSGGAGAAAAGASGAGSGPGPAASTTSGAGGGVASGAGSGSGDVAVKKERET, translated from the exons ATGTcgtccccttcctcctcctcctcctcttcctccaggcGCCAGTGGTGCTACCTTTGCGACCTACCAAAGATGCCCTGGACTGTGGTGTGGGACTTCAGCGAGGTAGTGTGCCGCGGCTGTGTGAACTACGAGGGAGCCAATCAGATTGAATTCTTAATAGCGAGCGCCCGACAGCTAAAACGAACTCACGGGATGCAGGACGGGAACGTCAGGTCACCTGGTCCCTCACCTAGTAAACACAGTGCCACCGGGAGAGGAGAGGCGGCGGCAGACGGAGGCAGGCCTCACACCGACCGCTttgacagaggaggaagaggagaaagcgCCGGATCGGCTGTTCGTGTGCCGCCTAACGGGCTGCATCGTGAGGGACAGCCGGCTCAAGAGGTGAACCGCCAGAGCCCCAGCGGCAGCCGGAGACCCATGATAGGGGCTGCCATCCCTCCCAGTCTGGTAACGCAGAGTATCGCAGGAATCCCACCCGGGCTACTTGCGGGCATGCCACCGGGTCTGACAGCCAGGACATCCCCCATGAGTAGTCCTATGATCTTTCCTCCGGTGCTGGCCGAAATGAGCCGAAGGCAGCTGGGAATAGGAATGGGTATCGCCCCCTTTATCACTCCAGAACTGGAACGAGAGCTCAGCTCTTCCCAGAACCAGCCCAAGATACAGACGCAGGTCCACAGCAGTGTGACTAGTGGCAATGCTGTCAAAAATACAGGCCTCccatcttcatcctcttccaTGGCAGGAAGCGTGAGCCAGACAAGCCCAAAGCCTGCTTCATCTCCTGCCAGGCTGCCACGACCCCCTGCTGCAAGGTCCGGAGGGGAGCCCCTGGGGTCCAGCACCTCGGCAGAAGCAGCCACCACAGCTGCAGCGTTGCCCCACAGTGGTGCCTCTGAGCTGGGATCAGCAACCACCAACAGCACCCATTCAACGGGGAACACGCTGTCCTGCAGCTTATGTCACGAGAGGCTGGAAGACACACACTTTGTTCAGTGTCCGTCCGTGCCAGGACatag GTTCTGCTTCCCTTGCACCAGAGTGTACATCCAGAGCCGACGGGGGGACGGAGAGGTGTACTGCCCCAGTGGAGAGCGCTGCCCATTGGATAACTCTCCCAACAGTCCCCCTTGGGCCTTCATGCAAGGAGAAGTTTCCACCATACTGGGCAGTGGtggagcaggagctgcagcagctggtgcaTCTGGAGCCGGGTCAGGGCCTGGACCTGCAGCATCCACTACATCTGGGGCAGGGGGTGGAGTTGCCAGTGGAGCCGGATCAGGGAGTGGAGATGTTGCTgtcaagaaagagagagagacatga